A region from the Alosa alosa isolate M-15738 ecotype Scorff River chromosome 7, AALO_Geno_1.1, whole genome shotgun sequence genome encodes:
- the LOC125297629 gene encoding protein PET117 homolog, mitochondrial: MSTASKVVLGLSVVLTISTVAGVHIKQNWDRQRLHEGVLRDLERVERKRENLRLLEEQIQLTQELETERQRREASAASRATQSP; encoded by the exons ATGTCCACAGCCTCTAAAGTTGTCTTGGGACTATCGGTGGTTCTGACCATTAGTACCGTGGCTGGAGTGCACATCAAACAGAATTGGGACAGACAG CGACTGCACGAAGGAGTATTGCGCGACTTGGAACGAGTGGAGCGGAAGCGGGAGAACCTGCGGTTGCTAGAGGAGCAGATTCAGCTGACCCAAGAGCTGGAGACGGAGAGGCAGCGCAGAGAAGCCTCCGCCGCCTCCAGAGCGACCCAGAGCCCGTAA
- the kat14 gene encoding cysteine-rich protein 2-binding protein, with protein sequence RPAEAPSRRESLLDLDQAVSAALSLVGGVYGGVATSGGGGGVGGPERAGAMTMTKYRTNSQDTRILDRFQTAASGRKGFQQHSVSFWHRLMGSDISALEQGIKSPYTSRVLKPFIRRDYETRPLKMRLLAEIRARGHRHDDGWSPGPDAPIDYCYVRPNHIPSVNAMCHDMFWPGVDLSECLQYPDFSVVVLYKKVVIGFGFMVPDVKYNEAYISFLLVHPEWRRAGIATFMIYHLIQTCMGKDVTLHVSASNPAMLLYQKLGFKTEEYILDFYDKYYPVDSKECRHAFFLRLRR encoded by the exons CGTCCGGCAGAGGCGCCCAGCCGGCGAGAGAGCCTGCTGGACTTAGACCAGGCGGTCAGCGCCGCGCTCAGCCTCGTGGGAGGCGTCTACGGGGGCGTGGCCACCAGCGGAGGGGGAGGCGGAGTAGGAGGGCCGGAGCGGGCAGGAGCGATGACGATGACGAAGTACCGGACCAACAGCCAGGACACACGCATCCTCGACCGATTCCAG ACGGCGGCGTCGGGCAGGAAGGGGTTCCAGCAGCACTCGGTCTCTTTTTGGCACAGACTCATGGGCTCTGACATCAGCGCCCTCGAACAGGGCATCAAGAGCCCCTACACGTCCCGCGTGCTCAAACCGTTCATCAG GCGGGACTATGAGACTCGTCCGCTGAAGATGCGTCTGCTGGCCGAGATTAGGGCACGCGGCCATCGCCACGACGACGGCTGGAGCCCCGGCCCGGACGCCCCGATCGACTACTGCTACGTGCGGCCCAACCACATCCCCTCCGTCAACGCCATGTGCCACGACATGTTCTGGCCAG GAGTGGACCTGTCTGAGTGCCTGCAGTACCCTGACTTCAGTGTGGTGGTGCTCTATAAGAAAGTGGTGATCGGGTTCGGCTTCATGGTGCCGGACGTCAAGTACAACGAGGCGTACATCTCCTTCCTGCTTGTGCACCCTGAGTGGAGACGTGCTGGCATCGCTACCTTCATGATCTATCACCttatacag ACGTGCATGGGTAAGGACGTGACGCTGCATGTGTCGGCCAGTAACCCGGCCATGCTGCTGTACCAGAAGTTGGGCTTTAAGACGGAGGAGTACATCCTGGACTTCTACGACAAGTACTACCCTGTGGACAGCAAGGAGTGCCGGCACGCCTTCTTCCTCCGACTGCGacgctga
- the dzank1 gene encoding double zinc ribbon and ankyrin repeat-containing protein 1 isoform X1, protein MTAGSITVPLIIPIRVPPPGKAKHEIDTATPVEIKSDTCDVSVYFTLDGTKPDLSRRRPGLGEGSTLRYTSPVCLPAGKVTVKALAVRSDGRESAVVTKVFLVEPAIHGEKKDDTETKPVDEPDATLLATTVENGSGDVPTAMRVSSGGICRTPSGPSGPRFLSQRLGNPTPTRGVSDPQHTKIVNPAESPLRNLTNTHMSRIQRETDFLRCSSCLSHRPSDPFARFCLNCGATVPPVPGQRLPPTEGGQMAVCVSCKALVPVNTSSCVVCETPMAPQLQPNTIIPQASLTLQDKVICQSCGTGNPSHINCCVTCEARLPQPATPVFNGLSAPPLPCSEGNMISCSKCRRLNHSDARYCDWCGAKPGHVARYLTCSRCGSSSHPYASFCGRCGVFLEGPHRVQSRCSSAGGAPQQEMAAGDGHGVVWQVPSTSGPSFPQTHVLASAAAADCVDAETQTAGLFYPSATQLHQRGQQEALQQLRQEMMRDRRPPLTTISPGRGYWRKQLDHISSHLRSYTQNNLEFRSLIGEPRMGRMVSATIEQDNFEVSLRVTFVAATPDKPKTPEEVELKRPMALSEIVNLSSVTEGARDNGHVVENGSTPAGQRKGPRTQKRGVEKQPPIKDSLLLKEAGPEGRGRVEEVQQLLEEGADPSCQDSNGNPALVVAVTNSHHEIIPVLVQRGADINRQSGPLNNTALHVAAAMGNRGLKSAETLLGCNASLKKKNSRGQTAYEVAISSDCRELVSLIAARTGQGLLDRLAKPRAQSGLDVF, encoded by the exons ATGACCGCAGGCAGCATCACCGTGCCGCTCATCATTCCGATCCGGGTGCCGCCGCCGGGAAAAGCCAAACATGAGATAGACACTGCCACACCCGTCGAGATCAAATCAG ACACCTGTGATGTAAGTGTGTACTTCACTCTGGACGGCACTAAACCGGACCTGAGCAGGAGGAGACCAGGGCTCGGGGAGGGCAGCACCCTTAGGTACACCTCACCTGTCTGCTTACCAGCAGGGAAGGTGACCGTAAAGGCCTTGGCCGTCAGAAG TGATGGCAGGGAGAGTGCTGTTGTCACCAAGGTCTTCCTGGTAGAACCCGCCATCCATGGAGAGAAGAAGGACGACACCGAGACCAAGCCGGTTGACGAACCGGACGCAACTCTCCTGGCCACCACTGTCGAGAACGGTTCTGGGGACGTTCCAA CAGCCATGAGGGTATCCAGTGGTGGCATCTGCAGAACCCCCTCCGGCCCCTCAGGCCCCCGGTTCCTCAGCCAGCGCCTGGGGAACCCGACTCCAACAAGGGGCGTATCCGACCCTCAACACACAAAG ATTGTCAACCCAGCAGAGAGTCCTCTCAGAAAcctgaccaacacacacatgtctaGAATTCAACGAGAGACGGACTTTCTCAG gTGTTCTTCTTGTCTAAGCCATCGTCCGTCGGACCCATTTGCTCGGTTCTGTTTGAACTGTGGGGCCACCGTACCCCCGGTGCCAGGGCAGAGACTCCCACCAACCGAGGGAGGACAG atggccgtgtgtgtgtcctgtaaaGCGCTGGTTCCGGTGAACACCTCgtcctgtgtggtgtgtgagaccCCCATGGCCCCTCAGCTC CAGCCCAACACTATAATACCCCAGGCCAGCCTCACACTGCAG GACAAAGTAATCTGTCAGTCATGTGGGACAGGAAACCCGTCACACATCAACTGCTGTGTCACATGTGAGGCCCGCCTACCACAACCTGCCACA CCAGTGTTCAATGGCCTTAGTGCTCCTCCGCTGCCCTGCTCTGAGGGTAATATGATCTCCTGCTCCAAGTGCCGACGCCTCAACCACTCAGACGCCCGCTACTGTGACTGGTGCGGCGCCAAG CCAGGCCATGTGGCGCGGTACCTGACGTGTTCCCGTTGCGGGTCCAGCTCGCACCCCTATGCGAGCTTCTGCGGCCGCTGTGGCGTGTTCCTGGAGGGGCCTCACCGGGTGCAGTCCCGCTGCAGCTCAGCAGGGGGAGCCCCGCAACAAGAG ATGGCTGCCGGGGACGGTCACGGTGTCGTCTGGCAGGTGCCCTCCACCAGTGGCCCGTCCTTCCCACAGACGCATGTGCTGGCGTCGGCTGCGGCGGCGGACTGCGTGGACGCAGAGACGCAGACGGCGGGACTGTTCTATCCGTCGGCCACGCAGCTGCATCAGAGAGGCCAGCAGGAGGCGCTGCAGCAGCTCAGACAGGAAATGATGCGGGACAGGAGGCCTCCACTCACCACCATCAGTCCAGGAAGAG GATACTGGCGAAAGCAGCTGGATCATATCAGCTCTCACTTGCGCAGCTACACACAGAACAATCTAGAGTTCCGCAGTCTGATAGGAGAGCCTCGCATGGGCCGg ATGGTCTCTGCAACAATCGAGCAGGACAACTTTGAGGTCAGCCTCAGAGTCACCTTTGTTGCGGCCACGCCGGACAAACCAAAG ACCCCAGAGGAGGTGGAGCTGAAGAGGCCCATGGCTCTGAGTGAGATTGTTAATCTGAGCAGTGTCACGGAGGGGGCACGAGACAACGGACATG tagtGGAGAACGGTTCCACTCCTGCTGGTCAGAGGAAAGGCCCGAGGACCCAGAAGAGGGGTGTGGAGAAACAGccg CCAATCAAAGACAGTCTGTTGTTGAAGGAGGCGGGGCCTGAAGGTAGGGGGCGTGTCGAGGAGGTGCAGCAGCTACTGGAGGAG GGAGCCGACCCGTCGTGCCAAGACAGTAATGGTAATCCAGCCCTGGTTGTCGCGGTAACAAACAGTCACCATGAGATCATTCCTGTGCTGGTGCAACGAGGAGCCGACATTAACCGCCAATCAGGACC ACTCAACAACACGGCCCTGCATGTGGCTGCTGCCATGGGCAACCGCGGCCTGAAGAGCGCCGAGACTCTGCTggg gtgtaaCGCCAgcctgaagaagaagaacagtcGAGGTCAGACGGCGTACGAAGTGGCGATCAGCTCCGACTGCCGGGAGCTGGTCTCCCTCATTGCCGCGCGCACCGGTCAGGGTCTGCTGGACCGCCTCGCAAAACCCAGAGCCCAGTCCGGGCTGGACGTATTCTGA
- the dzank1 gene encoding double zinc ribbon and ankyrin repeat-containing protein 1 isoform X2, which produces MTAGSITVPLIIPIRVPPPGKAKHEIDTATPVEIKSDTCDVSVYFTLDGTKPDLSRRRPGLGEGSTLRYTSPVCLPAGKVTVKALAVRSDGRESAVVTKVFLVEPAIHGEKKDDTETKPVDEPDATLLATTVENGSGDVPTMRVSSGGICRTPSGPSGPRFLSQRLGNPTPTRGVSDPQHTKIVNPAESPLRNLTNTHMSRIQRETDFLRCSSCLSHRPSDPFARFCLNCGATVPPVPGQRLPPTEGGQMAVCVSCKALVPVNTSSCVVCETPMAPQLQPNTIIPQASLTLQDKVICQSCGTGNPSHINCCVTCEARLPQPATPVFNGLSAPPLPCSEGNMISCSKCRRLNHSDARYCDWCGAKPGHVARYLTCSRCGSSSHPYASFCGRCGVFLEGPHRVQSRCSSAGGAPQQEMAAGDGHGVVWQVPSTSGPSFPQTHVLASAAAADCVDAETQTAGLFYPSATQLHQRGQQEALQQLRQEMMRDRRPPLTTISPGRGYWRKQLDHISSHLRSYTQNNLEFRSLIGEPRMGRMVSATIEQDNFEVSLRVTFVAATPDKPKTPEEVELKRPMALSEIVNLSSVTEGARDNGHVVENGSTPAGQRKGPRTQKRGVEKQPPIKDSLLLKEAGPEGRGRVEEVQQLLEEGADPSCQDSNGNPALVVAVTNSHHEIIPVLVQRGADINRQSGPLNNTALHVAAAMGNRGLKSAETLLGCNASLKKKNSRGQTAYEVAISSDCRELVSLIAARTGQGLLDRLAKPRAQSGLDVF; this is translated from the exons ATGACCGCAGGCAGCATCACCGTGCCGCTCATCATTCCGATCCGGGTGCCGCCGCCGGGAAAAGCCAAACATGAGATAGACACTGCCACACCCGTCGAGATCAAATCAG ACACCTGTGATGTAAGTGTGTACTTCACTCTGGACGGCACTAAACCGGACCTGAGCAGGAGGAGACCAGGGCTCGGGGAGGGCAGCACCCTTAGGTACACCTCACCTGTCTGCTTACCAGCAGGGAAGGTGACCGTAAAGGCCTTGGCCGTCAGAAG TGATGGCAGGGAGAGTGCTGTTGTCACCAAGGTCTTCCTGGTAGAACCCGCCATCCATGGAGAGAAGAAGGACGACACCGAGACCAAGCCGGTTGACGAACCGGACGCAACTCTCCTGGCCACCACTGTCGAGAACGGTTCTGGGGACGTTCCAA CCATGAGGGTATCCAGTGGTGGCATCTGCAGAACCCCCTCCGGCCCCTCAGGCCCCCGGTTCCTCAGCCAGCGCCTGGGGAACCCGACTCCAACAAGGGGCGTATCCGACCCTCAACACACAAAG ATTGTCAACCCAGCAGAGAGTCCTCTCAGAAAcctgaccaacacacacatgtctaGAATTCAACGAGAGACGGACTTTCTCAG gTGTTCTTCTTGTCTAAGCCATCGTCCGTCGGACCCATTTGCTCGGTTCTGTTTGAACTGTGGGGCCACCGTACCCCCGGTGCCAGGGCAGAGACTCCCACCAACCGAGGGAGGACAG atggccgtgtgtgtgtcctgtaaaGCGCTGGTTCCGGTGAACACCTCgtcctgtgtggtgtgtgagaccCCCATGGCCCCTCAGCTC CAGCCCAACACTATAATACCCCAGGCCAGCCTCACACTGCAG GACAAAGTAATCTGTCAGTCATGTGGGACAGGAAACCCGTCACACATCAACTGCTGTGTCACATGTGAGGCCCGCCTACCACAACCTGCCACA CCAGTGTTCAATGGCCTTAGTGCTCCTCCGCTGCCCTGCTCTGAGGGTAATATGATCTCCTGCTCCAAGTGCCGACGCCTCAACCACTCAGACGCCCGCTACTGTGACTGGTGCGGCGCCAAG CCAGGCCATGTGGCGCGGTACCTGACGTGTTCCCGTTGCGGGTCCAGCTCGCACCCCTATGCGAGCTTCTGCGGCCGCTGTGGCGTGTTCCTGGAGGGGCCTCACCGGGTGCAGTCCCGCTGCAGCTCAGCAGGGGGAGCCCCGCAACAAGAG ATGGCTGCCGGGGACGGTCACGGTGTCGTCTGGCAGGTGCCCTCCACCAGTGGCCCGTCCTTCCCACAGACGCATGTGCTGGCGTCGGCTGCGGCGGCGGACTGCGTGGACGCAGAGACGCAGACGGCGGGACTGTTCTATCCGTCGGCCACGCAGCTGCATCAGAGAGGCCAGCAGGAGGCGCTGCAGCAGCTCAGACAGGAAATGATGCGGGACAGGAGGCCTCCACTCACCACCATCAGTCCAGGAAGAG GATACTGGCGAAAGCAGCTGGATCATATCAGCTCTCACTTGCGCAGCTACACACAGAACAATCTAGAGTTCCGCAGTCTGATAGGAGAGCCTCGCATGGGCCGg ATGGTCTCTGCAACAATCGAGCAGGACAACTTTGAGGTCAGCCTCAGAGTCACCTTTGTTGCGGCCACGCCGGACAAACCAAAG ACCCCAGAGGAGGTGGAGCTGAAGAGGCCCATGGCTCTGAGTGAGATTGTTAATCTGAGCAGTGTCACGGAGGGGGCACGAGACAACGGACATG tagtGGAGAACGGTTCCACTCCTGCTGGTCAGAGGAAAGGCCCGAGGACCCAGAAGAGGGGTGTGGAGAAACAGccg CCAATCAAAGACAGTCTGTTGTTGAAGGAGGCGGGGCCTGAAGGTAGGGGGCGTGTCGAGGAGGTGCAGCAGCTACTGGAGGAG GGAGCCGACCCGTCGTGCCAAGACAGTAATGGTAATCCAGCCCTGGTTGTCGCGGTAACAAACAGTCACCATGAGATCATTCCTGTGCTGGTGCAACGAGGAGCCGACATTAACCGCCAATCAGGACC ACTCAACAACACGGCCCTGCATGTGGCTGCTGCCATGGGCAACCGCGGCCTGAAGAGCGCCGAGACTCTGCTggg gtgtaaCGCCAgcctgaagaagaagaacagtcGAGGTCAGACGGCGTACGAAGTGGCGATCAGCTCCGACTGCCGGGAGCTGGTCTCCCTCATTGCCGCGCGCACCGGTCAGGGTCTGCTGGACCGCCTCGCAAAACCCAGAGCCCAGTCCGGGCTGGACGTATTCTGA
- the dzank1 gene encoding double zinc ribbon and ankyrin repeat-containing protein 1 isoform X3, producing the protein MTAGSITVPLIIPIRVPPPGKAKHEIDTATPVEIKSDTCDVSVYFTLDGTKPDLSRRRPGLGEGSTLRYTSPVCLPAGKVTVKALAVRSDGRESAVVTKVFLVEPAIHGEKKDDTETKPVDEPDATLLATTVENGSGDVPTAMRVSSGGICRTPSGPSGPRFLSQRLGNPTPTRGVSDPQHTKIVNPAESPLRNLTNTHMSRIQRETDFLRCSSCLSHRPSDPFARFCLNCGATVPPVPGQRLPPTEGGQMAVCVSCKALVPVNTSSCVVCETPMAPQLQPQASLTLQDKVICQSCGTGNPSHINCCVTCEARLPQPATPVFNGLSAPPLPCSEGNMISCSKCRRLNHSDARYCDWCGAKPGHVARYLTCSRCGSSSHPYASFCGRCGVFLEGPHRVQSRCSSAGGAPQQEMAAGDGHGVVWQVPSTSGPSFPQTHVLASAAAADCVDAETQTAGLFYPSATQLHQRGQQEALQQLRQEMMRDRRPPLTTISPGRGYWRKQLDHISSHLRSYTQNNLEFRSLIGEPRMGRMVSATIEQDNFEVSLRVTFVAATPDKPKTPEEVELKRPMALSEIVNLSSVTEGARDNGHVVENGSTPAGQRKGPRTQKRGVEKQPPIKDSLLLKEAGPEGRGRVEEVQQLLEEGADPSCQDSNGNPALVVAVTNSHHEIIPVLVQRGADINRQSGPLNNTALHVAAAMGNRGLKSAETLLGCNASLKKKNSRGQTAYEVAISSDCRELVSLIAARTGQGLLDRLAKPRAQSGLDVF; encoded by the exons ATGACCGCAGGCAGCATCACCGTGCCGCTCATCATTCCGATCCGGGTGCCGCCGCCGGGAAAAGCCAAACATGAGATAGACACTGCCACACCCGTCGAGATCAAATCAG ACACCTGTGATGTAAGTGTGTACTTCACTCTGGACGGCACTAAACCGGACCTGAGCAGGAGGAGACCAGGGCTCGGGGAGGGCAGCACCCTTAGGTACACCTCACCTGTCTGCTTACCAGCAGGGAAGGTGACCGTAAAGGCCTTGGCCGTCAGAAG TGATGGCAGGGAGAGTGCTGTTGTCACCAAGGTCTTCCTGGTAGAACCCGCCATCCATGGAGAGAAGAAGGACGACACCGAGACCAAGCCGGTTGACGAACCGGACGCAACTCTCCTGGCCACCACTGTCGAGAACGGTTCTGGGGACGTTCCAA CAGCCATGAGGGTATCCAGTGGTGGCATCTGCAGAACCCCCTCCGGCCCCTCAGGCCCCCGGTTCCTCAGCCAGCGCCTGGGGAACCCGACTCCAACAAGGGGCGTATCCGACCCTCAACACACAAAG ATTGTCAACCCAGCAGAGAGTCCTCTCAGAAAcctgaccaacacacacatgtctaGAATTCAACGAGAGACGGACTTTCTCAG gTGTTCTTCTTGTCTAAGCCATCGTCCGTCGGACCCATTTGCTCGGTTCTGTTTGAACTGTGGGGCCACCGTACCCCCGGTGCCAGGGCAGAGACTCCCACCAACCGAGGGAGGACAG atggccgtgtgtgtgtcctgtaaaGCGCTGGTTCCGGTGAACACCTCgtcctgtgtggtgtgtgagaccCCCATGGCCCCTCAGCTCCAGCCCCAGGCCAGCCTCACATTGCAG GACAAAGTAATCTGTCAGTCATGTGGGACAGGAAACCCGTCACACATCAACTGCTGTGTCACATGTGAGGCCCGCCTACCACAACCTGCCACA CCAGTGTTCAATGGCCTTAGTGCTCCTCCGCTGCCCTGCTCTGAGGGTAATATGATCTCCTGCTCCAAGTGCCGACGCCTCAACCACTCAGACGCCCGCTACTGTGACTGGTGCGGCGCCAAG CCAGGCCATGTGGCGCGGTACCTGACGTGTTCCCGTTGCGGGTCCAGCTCGCACCCCTATGCGAGCTTCTGCGGCCGCTGTGGCGTGTTCCTGGAGGGGCCTCACCGGGTGCAGTCCCGCTGCAGCTCAGCAGGGGGAGCCCCGCAACAAGAG ATGGCTGCCGGGGACGGTCACGGTGTCGTCTGGCAGGTGCCCTCCACCAGTGGCCCGTCCTTCCCACAGACGCATGTGCTGGCGTCGGCTGCGGCGGCGGACTGCGTGGACGCAGAGACGCAGACGGCGGGACTGTTCTATCCGTCGGCCACGCAGCTGCATCAGAGAGGCCAGCAGGAGGCGCTGCAGCAGCTCAGACAGGAAATGATGCGGGACAGGAGGCCTCCACTCACCACCATCAGTCCAGGAAGAG GATACTGGCGAAAGCAGCTGGATCATATCAGCTCTCACTTGCGCAGCTACACACAGAACAATCTAGAGTTCCGCAGTCTGATAGGAGAGCCTCGCATGGGCCGg ATGGTCTCTGCAACAATCGAGCAGGACAACTTTGAGGTCAGCCTCAGAGTCACCTTTGTTGCGGCCACGCCGGACAAACCAAAG ACCCCAGAGGAGGTGGAGCTGAAGAGGCCCATGGCTCTGAGTGAGATTGTTAATCTGAGCAGTGTCACGGAGGGGGCACGAGACAACGGACATG tagtGGAGAACGGTTCCACTCCTGCTGGTCAGAGGAAAGGCCCGAGGACCCAGAAGAGGGGTGTGGAGAAACAGccg CCAATCAAAGACAGTCTGTTGTTGAAGGAGGCGGGGCCTGAAGGTAGGGGGCGTGTCGAGGAGGTGCAGCAGCTACTGGAGGAG GGAGCCGACCCGTCGTGCCAAGACAGTAATGGTAATCCAGCCCTGGTTGTCGCGGTAACAAACAGTCACCATGAGATCATTCCTGTGCTGGTGCAACGAGGAGCCGACATTAACCGCCAATCAGGACC ACTCAACAACACGGCCCTGCATGTGGCTGCTGCCATGGGCAACCGCGGCCTGAAGAGCGCCGAGACTCTGCTggg gtgtaaCGCCAgcctgaagaagaagaacagtcGAGGTCAGACGGCGTACGAAGTGGCGATCAGCTCCGACTGCCGGGAGCTGGTCTCCCTCATTGCCGCGCGCACCGGTCAGGGTCTGCTGGACCGCCTCGCAAAACCCAGAGCCCAGTCCGGGCTGGACGTATTCTGA
- the LOC125297626 gene encoding histone H4, which produces MSGRGKGGKGLGKGGAKRHRKVLRDNIQGITKPAIRRLARRGGVKRISGLIYEETRGVLKVFLENVIRDAVTYTEHAKRKTVTAMDVVYALKRQGRTLYGFGG; this is translated from the coding sequence ATGTCTGGTAGAGGTAAAGGAGGCAAAGGTCTTGGGAAGGGAGGCGCAAAGCGTCACCGCAAGGTTCTCCGTGATAACATCCAGGGAATCACCAAGCCCGCTATCCGCCGCCTGGCTCGCCGTGGTGGTGTGAAGCGTATCTCTGGTCTCATCTACGAGGAGACTCGTGGTGTGCTGAAGGTTTTCCTGGAGAATGTGATCCGTGATGCAGTCACCTACACCGAGCACGCCAAGAGAAAGACCGTGACCGCCATGGACGTCGTCTATGCTCTGAAACGCCAGGGACGTACTCTGTACGGTTTCGGTGGTTAA